In Juglans microcarpa x Juglans regia isolate MS1-56 chromosome 4S, Jm3101_v1.0, whole genome shotgun sequence, a single window of DNA contains:
- the LOC121261840 gene encoding transcription factor bHLH7-like isoform X3: protein MDCFYLSVMVQEVCAPGNMEEESGTSNDNPLNLVSTNFGGKANEVSHLPEDDPAQNFILSDGKCGNQINALPLAEWIETPRLCHNYVDYLTESSTFFPKASTEDVLESVPSSVGGIHSVPCGVSKIQSDIMYNNFGMAPASKPVGSLHDMDTSKEWFLRPRDEGEPGNKSISKQCQIHVQHQTLQDSLKNHTSWAQELVGHNDNVSQLDPGIVTTPGFSSKSLRRKGAMATDRNRRLRIAERINALQELLPYSAEGGQASVLDDIIDYIKYLQLQIKDLSRSRLGGESSAEPLIFREGYGHYLSQQMLNEPLEEMVGKLLEENPIAAAQLLESKGLFVMPIDLADGLCQII, encoded by the exons ATGGACTGTTTTTACTTGTCAGTTATG GTTCAGGAAGTTTGTGCCCCGGGAAATATGGAAGAGGAAAGTGGAACCAGTAATGACAATCCTCTGAATTTGGTGTCTACGAATTTTGGCGGAAAAGCCAATGAAGTCTCTCATTTACCTGAAGATGATCCGGCCCAGAACTTCATTTTGTCTGATGGAAAATGTGGCAACCAGATTAATGCTCTGCCTTTAGCTGAGTGGATTGAGACCCCGAGATTATGTCACAATTATGTCGACTATCTCACAGAAAGTTCAACTTTTTTCCCGAAGGCTTCTACTGAAGACGTGTTGGAGAGCGTTCCTTCAAGTGTTGGTGGAATACATTCTGTTCCCTGTGGTGTCTCTAAAATCCAAAGTGATATAATGTACAACAACTTTGGAATGGCTCCTGCTTCGAAACCTGTTGGTTCCTTACATGACATGGATACTTCTAAG GAATGGTTTCTTAGGCCACGTGATGAAGGGGAACCCGGTAATAAATCCATTAGCAAACAATGTCAGATCCATGTTCAG CATCAAACATTACAGGATTCTCTCAAGAATCATACTTCTTGGGCACAAGAATTGGTTGGACATAATGATAATGTTTCTCAACTTGATCCTGGAATTGTTACAACACCTGGTTTCTCGTCCAAATCACTTCGCAGAAAGGGAGCTATGGCAACTGATCGA AATCGCAGGCTACGAATTGCTGAGAGAATCAATGCATTGCAAGAACTGCTTCCATATTCTGCAGAG ggTGGTCAAGCATCTGTACTGGATGATATCATTGACTATATCAAGTATTTGCAGCTTCAAATAAAG GACTTAAGTCGAAGCAGACTGGGAGGTGAATCAAGTGCCGAACCTCTCATTTTCCGCGAG GGATATGGCCACTACCTTAGCCAGCAGATGCTGAATGAACCTCTTGAAGAGATGGTGGGAAAATTGCTGGAGGAAAACCCAATAGCTGCAGCCCAGCTCTTGGAGAGTAAGGGTCTTTTCGTAATGCCCATTGATTTGGCTGATGGATTATGCCAAATCATATAG
- the LOC121261840 gene encoding transcription factor bHLH7-like isoform X4, translating to MEEESGTSNDNPLNLVSTNFGGKANEVSHLPEDDPAQNFILSDGKCGNQINALPLAEWIETPRLCHNYVDYLTESSTFFPKASTEDVLESVPSSVGGIHSVPCGVSKIQSDIMYNNFGMAPASKPVGSLHDMDTSKEWFLRPRDEGEPGNKSISKQCQIHVQHQTLQDSLKNHTSWAQELVGHNDNVSQLDPGIVTTPGFSSKSLRRKGAMATDRNRRLRIAERINALQELLPYSAEGGQASVLDDIIDYIKYLQLQIKDLSRSRLGGESSAEPLIFREGYGHYLSQQMLNEPLEEMVGKLLEENPIAAAQLLESKGLFVMPIDLADGLCQII from the exons ATGGAAGAGGAAAGTGGAACCAGTAATGACAATCCTCTGAATTTGGTGTCTACGAATTTTGGCGGAAAAGCCAATGAAGTCTCTCATTTACCTGAAGATGATCCGGCCCAGAACTTCATTTTGTCTGATGGAAAATGTGGCAACCAGATTAATGCTCTGCCTTTAGCTGAGTGGATTGAGACCCCGAGATTATGTCACAATTATGTCGACTATCTCACAGAAAGTTCAACTTTTTTCCCGAAGGCTTCTACTGAAGACGTGTTGGAGAGCGTTCCTTCAAGTGTTGGTGGAATACATTCTGTTCCCTGTGGTGTCTCTAAAATCCAAAGTGATATAATGTACAACAACTTTGGAATGGCTCCTGCTTCGAAACCTGTTGGTTCCTTACATGACATGGATACTTCTAAG GAATGGTTTCTTAGGCCACGTGATGAAGGGGAACCCGGTAATAAATCCATTAGCAAACAATGTCAGATCCATGTTCAG CATCAAACATTACAGGATTCTCTCAAGAATCATACTTCTTGGGCACAAGAATTGGTTGGACATAATGATAATGTTTCTCAACTTGATCCTGGAATTGTTACAACACCTGGTTTCTCGTCCAAATCACTTCGCAGAAAGGGAGCTATGGCAACTGATCGA AATCGCAGGCTACGAATTGCTGAGAGAATCAATGCATTGCAAGAACTGCTTCCATATTCTGCAGAG ggTGGTCAAGCATCTGTACTGGATGATATCATTGACTATATCAAGTATTTGCAGCTTCAAATAAAG GACTTAAGTCGAAGCAGACTGGGAGGTGAATCAAGTGCCGAACCTCTCATTTTCCGCGAG GGATATGGCCACTACCTTAGCCAGCAGATGCTGAATGAACCTCTTGAAGAGATGGTGGGAAAATTGCTGGAGGAAAACCCAATAGCTGCAGCCCAGCTCTTGGAGAGTAAGGGTCTTTTCGTAATGCCCATTGATTTGGCTGATGGATTATGCCAAATCATATAG
- the LOC121261840 gene encoding transcription factor bHLH7-like isoform X5, producing MEEESGTSNDNPLNLVSTNFGGKANEVSHLPEDDPAQNFILSDGKCGNQINALPLAEWIETPRLCHNYVDYLTESSTFFPKASTEDVLESVPSSVGGIHSVPCGVSKIQSDIMYNNFGMAPASKPVGSLHDMDTSKEWFLRPRDEGEPGNKSISKQCQIHVQDSLKNHTSWAQELVGHNDNVSQLDPGIVTTPGFSSKSLRRKGAMATDRNRRLRIAERINALQELLPYSAEGGQASVLDDIIDYIKYLQLQIKDLSRSRLGGESSAEPLIFREGYGHYLSQQMLNEPLEEMVGKLLEENPIAAAQLLESKGLFVMPIDLADGLCQII from the exons ATGGAAGAGGAAAGTGGAACCAGTAATGACAATCCTCTGAATTTGGTGTCTACGAATTTTGGCGGAAAAGCCAATGAAGTCTCTCATTTACCTGAAGATGATCCGGCCCAGAACTTCATTTTGTCTGATGGAAAATGTGGCAACCAGATTAATGCTCTGCCTTTAGCTGAGTGGATTGAGACCCCGAGATTATGTCACAATTATGTCGACTATCTCACAGAAAGTTCAACTTTTTTCCCGAAGGCTTCTACTGAAGACGTGTTGGAGAGCGTTCCTTCAAGTGTTGGTGGAATACATTCTGTTCCCTGTGGTGTCTCTAAAATCCAAAGTGATATAATGTACAACAACTTTGGAATGGCTCCTGCTTCGAAACCTGTTGGTTCCTTACATGACATGGATACTTCTAAG GAATGGTTTCTTAGGCCACGTGATGAAGGGGAACCCGGTAATAAATCCATTAGCAAACAATGTCAGATCCATGTTCAG GATTCTCTCAAGAATCATACTTCTTGGGCACAAGAATTGGTTGGACATAATGATAATGTTTCTCAACTTGATCCTGGAATTGTTACAACACCTGGTTTCTCGTCCAAATCACTTCGCAGAAAGGGAGCTATGGCAACTGATCGA AATCGCAGGCTACGAATTGCTGAGAGAATCAATGCATTGCAAGAACTGCTTCCATATTCTGCAGAG ggTGGTCAAGCATCTGTACTGGATGATATCATTGACTATATCAAGTATTTGCAGCTTCAAATAAAG GACTTAAGTCGAAGCAGACTGGGAGGTGAATCAAGTGCCGAACCTCTCATTTTCCGCGAG GGATATGGCCACTACCTTAGCCAGCAGATGCTGAATGAACCTCTTGAAGAGATGGTGGGAAAATTGCTGGAGGAAAACCCAATAGCTGCAGCCCAGCTCTTGGAGAGTAAGGGTCTTTTCGTAATGCCCATTGATTTGGCTGATGGATTATGCCAAATCATATAG
- the LOC121261840 gene encoding transcription factor bHLH7-like isoform X2 produces the protein MGKLFLFIRCESIAGGHGLFLLVQEVCAPGNMEEESGTSNDNPLNLVSTNFGGKANEVSHLPEDDPAQNFILSDGKCGNQINALPLAEWIETPRLCHNYVDYLTESSTFFPKASTEDVLESVPSSVGGIHSVPCGVSKIQSDIMYNNFGMAPASKPVGSLHDMDTSKEWFLRPRDEGEPGNKSISKQCQIHVQDSLKNHTSWAQELVGHNDNVSQLDPGIVTTPGFSSKSLRRKGAMATDRNRRLRIAERINALQELLPYSAEGGQASVLDDIIDYIKYLQLQIKDLSRSRLGGESSAEPLIFREGYGHYLSQQMLNEPLEEMVGKLLEENPIAAAQLLESKGLFVMPIDLADGLCQII, from the exons ATGGGAAAGTTATTTCTGTTTATCCGTTGTGAGAGCATTGCTGGTGGGCATGGACTGTTTTTACTT GTTCAGGAAGTTTGTGCCCCGGGAAATATGGAAGAGGAAAGTGGAACCAGTAATGACAATCCTCTGAATTTGGTGTCTACGAATTTTGGCGGAAAAGCCAATGAAGTCTCTCATTTACCTGAAGATGATCCGGCCCAGAACTTCATTTTGTCTGATGGAAAATGTGGCAACCAGATTAATGCTCTGCCTTTAGCTGAGTGGATTGAGACCCCGAGATTATGTCACAATTATGTCGACTATCTCACAGAAAGTTCAACTTTTTTCCCGAAGGCTTCTACTGAAGACGTGTTGGAGAGCGTTCCTTCAAGTGTTGGTGGAATACATTCTGTTCCCTGTGGTGTCTCTAAAATCCAAAGTGATATAATGTACAACAACTTTGGAATGGCTCCTGCTTCGAAACCTGTTGGTTCCTTACATGACATGGATACTTCTAAG GAATGGTTTCTTAGGCCACGTGATGAAGGGGAACCCGGTAATAAATCCATTAGCAAACAATGTCAGATCCATGTTCAG GATTCTCTCAAGAATCATACTTCTTGGGCACAAGAATTGGTTGGACATAATGATAATGTTTCTCAACTTGATCCTGGAATTGTTACAACACCTGGTTTCTCGTCCAAATCACTTCGCAGAAAGGGAGCTATGGCAACTGATCGA AATCGCAGGCTACGAATTGCTGAGAGAATCAATGCATTGCAAGAACTGCTTCCATATTCTGCAGAG ggTGGTCAAGCATCTGTACTGGATGATATCATTGACTATATCAAGTATTTGCAGCTTCAAATAAAG GACTTAAGTCGAAGCAGACTGGGAGGTGAATCAAGTGCCGAACCTCTCATTTTCCGCGAG GGATATGGCCACTACCTTAGCCAGCAGATGCTGAATGAACCTCTTGAAGAGATGGTGGGAAAATTGCTGGAGGAAAACCCAATAGCTGCAGCCCAGCTCTTGGAGAGTAAGGGTCTTTTCGTAATGCCCATTGATTTGGCTGATGGATTATGCCAAATCATATAG
- the LOC121261840 gene encoding transcription factor bHLH7-like isoform X1 has translation MGKLFLFIRCESIAGGHGLFLLVQEVCAPGNMEEESGTSNDNPLNLVSTNFGGKANEVSHLPEDDPAQNFILSDGKCGNQINALPLAEWIETPRLCHNYVDYLTESSTFFPKASTEDVLESVPSSVGGIHSVPCGVSKIQSDIMYNNFGMAPASKPVGSLHDMDTSKEWFLRPRDEGEPGNKSISKQCQIHVQHQTLQDSLKNHTSWAQELVGHNDNVSQLDPGIVTTPGFSSKSLRRKGAMATDRNRRLRIAERINALQELLPYSAEGGQASVLDDIIDYIKYLQLQIKDLSRSRLGGESSAEPLIFREGYGHYLSQQMLNEPLEEMVGKLLEENPIAAAQLLESKGLFVMPIDLADGLCQII, from the exons ATGGGAAAGTTATTTCTGTTTATCCGTTGTGAGAGCATTGCTGGTGGGCATGGACTGTTTTTACTT GTTCAGGAAGTTTGTGCCCCGGGAAATATGGAAGAGGAAAGTGGAACCAGTAATGACAATCCTCTGAATTTGGTGTCTACGAATTTTGGCGGAAAAGCCAATGAAGTCTCTCATTTACCTGAAGATGATCCGGCCCAGAACTTCATTTTGTCTGATGGAAAATGTGGCAACCAGATTAATGCTCTGCCTTTAGCTGAGTGGATTGAGACCCCGAGATTATGTCACAATTATGTCGACTATCTCACAGAAAGTTCAACTTTTTTCCCGAAGGCTTCTACTGAAGACGTGTTGGAGAGCGTTCCTTCAAGTGTTGGTGGAATACATTCTGTTCCCTGTGGTGTCTCTAAAATCCAAAGTGATATAATGTACAACAACTTTGGAATGGCTCCTGCTTCGAAACCTGTTGGTTCCTTACATGACATGGATACTTCTAAG GAATGGTTTCTTAGGCCACGTGATGAAGGGGAACCCGGTAATAAATCCATTAGCAAACAATGTCAGATCCATGTTCAG CATCAAACATTACAGGATTCTCTCAAGAATCATACTTCTTGGGCACAAGAATTGGTTGGACATAATGATAATGTTTCTCAACTTGATCCTGGAATTGTTACAACACCTGGTTTCTCGTCCAAATCACTTCGCAGAAAGGGAGCTATGGCAACTGATCGA AATCGCAGGCTACGAATTGCTGAGAGAATCAATGCATTGCAAGAACTGCTTCCATATTCTGCAGAG ggTGGTCAAGCATCTGTACTGGATGATATCATTGACTATATCAAGTATTTGCAGCTTCAAATAAAG GACTTAAGTCGAAGCAGACTGGGAGGTGAATCAAGTGCCGAACCTCTCATTTTCCGCGAG GGATATGGCCACTACCTTAGCCAGCAGATGCTGAATGAACCTCTTGAAGAGATGGTGGGAAAATTGCTGGAGGAAAACCCAATAGCTGCAGCCCAGCTCTTGGAGAGTAAGGGTCTTTTCGTAATGCCCATTGATTTGGCTGATGGATTATGCCAAATCATATAG